In Gopherus evgoodei ecotype Sinaloan lineage unplaced genomic scaffold, rGopEvg1_v1.p scaffold_32_arrow_ctg1, whole genome shotgun sequence, the genomic window gattgctctttataaatatatcagagagataaataccagggagggagaggaattatttaagttcagtaccaatgtggacacaggaacaaatgggtataaaccggccatcaggaagtttaggcttgaaattagacgaaagtttctaaccattagaggagtgaagttctggaacagccttccaaggggagtagtgggagcaaaagacatatctggctttaagattaagcttgataagtttatgaaggggatggtatgatggggcagcctaattttggcaattgattggtgtttgactattagcagtaaatatgcccagtggcctgtgatgggatgttggatgggatgggatctgagttactacagagaattctttcctgggtgtctggctggtgagtcttgcccacatgctcagggtttaactgatcaccatatttggggttgggaaggaattttcctccagggcagattggcagaggccctggggttttttcaacttcctctgcagcgtggggcgcgggtcacttgctggaagagcCTCTGCGCCTTGAAgtctaaaccatgatttgaggacttcagtggctcagacataggtcaggggtttgttacaggagtgggtgggtgagattctgtggcctgcgttgtgcaggaggtcagactagatgatcataatggtcccttctgaccctaaagtctatgattctatggagggtgttgggtgtgggtgggaggttTTTCTTAGGGTGGAGGGGATTGTTATGGAGTTGGGACACCTCCCCCAtgtagaccctggctgaccccaagcctctcccattcattCAGGCATGTGTGCCCGTGTCCCTGCACCCCGCATCCCCCTGGGTCACTGCAGTCCCCCGTCCCCAGGCTCAACACTGTCACTCCATGCCCCAATCTGTGCCCCCCACTAGccattctgaaccccagtctgtgaccccCCAGTAGCCCGGTGTGCCCTGCTCTGTCCTAATCTGGATCTGCGGGTAAGATGCTGTGGTGAACTCTACCTGGGGGGGTTCTGCAGAACTGGGCATCGAATTTTGTGTTTTCCcccataaaatacattttgcctaagaagtgctgcagttccgcCTTTTGCCCACCTGAGGGCGCAGTGGCGCTAGGACGCAgcgtagaatcataggactggaagggacctcgagatgtcACCTTGTCCCGTCCCTGCCCTCAGGGCAGGGCCAAGCACCATCTAGCCCATCCCTGGCAggcgtttgtccaacctgctcttaacagtccccaatgatggagattccacagcctccctccgcaatttattccagtgcttcaccaccctgacaggaagttttacCTGATGTCCAACTAAACCTCCTTtccttcaatttaagcccattgctgcttctgcTATCCTCAGACCTtaagacagtggtccccaacctcttcctctggcaggcaccagaggaaggaccactgcggctgtggagcacccgccgaaatgccgccgaatttcggcggcatttcggcggcgacgcttctcgatgacgccgcttgcagTCAACAAGttgcgtcatcgagaggcgtcgctcccgaatttcgggggcgacgcctctcgatgacatcattTGTTAGTGACAAggtcgtcatcgagaggcgtcaccgccgaaatgctgctgaaattcggcggcatttcggcaggtactctcctgggggccaggacttgggcgcattaagatgcccccgcgggcgccgcattggggacccctgccttaagaaaaattcttctccctcctccttgtaacaacctttcaggtacttgaaaactgttatcatgtcccatctcagtcttctccagaagaaacaaacccagttttttcaatcttcccacataggtcatgttttccagacctttaattatttttgttgctcttctctggattttctccaatttgtccacatccttcctgaaatgcggtgcccagaagtggacacaaaactccagttgaggcctactcagtgcagagtagagcggaagaatgacttctcgtgtcttgcttacaacactctaaatcattgatgatgtCATTGAAAAAaacaggaccaagaactgattcctgcgGACTCCACTCGTTAtggccttccagcttgactgtgagccactgataactgctctctgggaacggttatccaaccagttatgcacccacattatagtagctccatctaggttgtattcccctagtttgttaatgagaaagtcatgcaagactgtataaaaagccttagtaaagtcaagatataccacatctaccagttcgccctatccacaaggcttgttacctgtcaaagaaagctgtcaggttggtttgacatgatttgttcttgacaaatccatgctgactattacttatcacctcattatcttctagatgtttgcaaattgattccttaatgatttgctccattatttttccgggtacagaagttaagctgactggtctgtaattgcctgggttgtttttatttccctttttatagataggcactatatttgcccttttccagccttctggaatctCGCCTGACTTCCATGCCTTTTCAAAGacaatcactaatggctcagatatctccccagtcagctccttgagtattctaggatgtatttcatcaagctctggtgacttgaagacatctaacttgtccaagtaatttttaacttgttctttccctattttagcatcTGAACCTACCcgattttcactggcattcactatgccAATTAAGGCCTTGTCAGGAACCTAATAAATGCCCCCTGCTTCAGGCAGACAAGGGGAGGGTGGAAGGAAAGAGGACTGGAGTTTGGAGGTGTGTTGCTGAGATTTGAAAGACCAGAGCATTGGAGGAAGGGAGACCTTGTCCCAGCAAAGCAGGGAGACTCTCCCCACTGATCAGCTTCAAGGACTGGGGGTAAGACTAGCCAGGGGGAAGAAGGTAAGAAACCTGCAGGgattgagaggggctggggcttggaCCGAGACCCAGACCCCTTCTCTGCTTCCCTTCTCTACCACCTTCCTGTGCCACTAGCAGGGCCTCAGTGCtccaagagcaggggcaaggggtgaTGTCCTAGCCCCCTGCCAAGAAAAGCATGGGACCCGCCATACCAATACCTACCATTTCTCACACGTGGTATCAGGGGTGGGATTTCCATGCTGTGAATGTAACCTAGGGTGGGTCACGGCCACCCCATCCCCAAGATGGAGGACATGGTCAAAGCACTGGTTCAAGCCACCGTTGCCCAGCCGGAGGCTACCCGGGTCCAGACAGCCGCCCAACAGGAGGCCAagtggctgcagcaagggacccaTGCCACCCAAGATCGGGCCATGCTGCAGAAACTAGTGAACCAGGTGAAGGCCCTTACAGAGCTGAGATGCGGGTATGACGGGATGCGGACCATATGGGCCAGCTACtgtctgcagaaaatgacacaggaggatgatgtggaggcgTACGTCCTgtcctttgagaggacagccctgcgggaggcctggcctcaagaCCAGTGATTGGACATCCTTGCCCCAttttgtgtggggaggcccagaaggcctactatgataTGACCTCAGAGGAAGCAGCAGACTACTCTCGgttgaaggcagagatcctggccaggtcTGGGGTCATGACGGCTTTGAGAGCCCAGAGATTCCATGAATGGCAAtctagtgaagacaagacacCATGGTCAGAACTGTTTGAAACTCCTGGTGCTGGACCGCTATACGAGAGGACTACCCTCTGGCCTCCGAGCCTGGGTAGGCCAGAGTGACCCCTCCACCTATGATAAGCTGGTCACCCTCATGGAGAGACAACTGGCAGCTCATGAACTGTTCAAATCTCCAGGAGATGAAACACAGTGTTTCAAGAAGCCAGTCCCGACCCCGAGGCCCTGGGTCATCGAGAACTCCAGGAAAGCCATAACTGGAAGAACAGGCACGAAGGAGCGGCCTGAGGCCCAAAAGGGACCTGGGGGCCTTGGAGGAGCGGgtcagagaaccccagacagggGGCAACCTCCAGGATGAGGTATCGTTGTAACAAGTGTGGGGAGTTGGGGCATATAGCAGCTGAGTGCCCCAAGAGGGAGGAGCCCATGCAATGCAATCTGGGGGATCCCAAGGACCAATGTGGCTTAATCagcctggggttgggggtggggttgcGGTTGCGATGGCCCCACATGAGTACACCAGACCGGTAAAGATGAACGGCATCCAGACCATAGCTTTGGTGGACTCTGGGAATGCTGTCACACTGGTCTCAGGGAAGTTAGTGGGGCAACACCAGCTGAACCGGGCCAAGAGCCCCAGAGTGATGTGTGTCCACGGCACAGTAAATTTCTACCCCACAGTCCCAATATGGATTGAGATCCAGGGGAATACTACCAACATGAGTGCAGGGGTGGTCCCCAAGCTCCCCTACCTGGTCTTAATTGGCAGGGACTTTCCCAGGTTTGAGAGCCTACGCCCCTCCCATCGAGTGAGGGGAGGGCAGTAAACCCCGGGCAGAGATCGAGGCATCCATAGGTGGCCCTGTCACTATTTTTGCTGGGTTTTCGCCAGAGTTATTTTCACCCCCCCGGAAATCCCGGAAATCTAGACATGAAAGAAGGGCAGATAAAAGATTAGGAACCAGGATTTTGGCAGCAAGCTAGAGAGCTGCCCTGGTTGAGAGGCGGCCCCATCAGGGAAACCACAAGGTAGCGTGGACAGAGATGGCCCCCAGCATGAGCGAAGGCGAAGAAGAGGAGGAGACTGATCAAATAGATCAGTCCTGCATGCAAGTGTTTTGGGCAGGACCAAGCCTATGACCCACTGTATGGTAACGTGGAGGAGGAGTTAGTAGAGCTAAATGGCGTGCCAGTAGAAGGGAAAACCACCAAAGGCCCAGGGCCATACTATATAATCAAGCAGGGTCTCTTGCTCAGGGTAGTGCCAATACCGGGGGAGGTAGTAAAACAGCTCTTGGTGCCACAGAAGCACACTAGGGCCGTACTGGAGTTCGCTCACAGTCTGGGGGACATTTAGGAGCAGATGAGACCCTGGACAGACCAAGGGACTCCCTGCATGTCGAGAGTAATGAAAGACTTATGTACCGTGCTGTGACGTTACTGACATAAcctgtgaccgtatagatcattgcaACCACTGTCATATATTGGAGCAAATATTGTACGAAGGTTGTTATGTGAGGTGTCCGTgggaaggttatgatttgctgggtATGACTGTTATCTTTATGCATGTGTCATttgtgtagttgaagttatgaatattggttcTAGACTTGTATCTCAATCTGTTTTGGTTCTAattagcctcagtgaagcattgggtcagcttcttgagagagaactattctcagtaagtgcccagtcaagaaacacttaactgataatggactttgggagatgccaatccacatctcaACTTTCCTGGGAACTttcaaactaagggcttgtctacatcagaaagttgcagcgctggtgagggagttacagcgctgcaactttgaaggtgtacacatctgcagggcaccaccagcgctgcaactccctgtttgcagcgctggccgtactcccgttttgtctcgggtgtagaggatccagcgctggtgatccagcgctggtaatccaatgtagacacttaccagcgcttttcttgacctccgtggaaggaggaagcctctggtaatcaagctggtctcctttcccggtttgctctctcgttcccggaaccccgagcaagcaggtctccttccctgcggtttgcagggtggctccgggaacgcgagagcaaaccgcggcgaggctggtctcctttcccggtttgctctctcgttcccggaaccccgagcaagcaggtctccttccctgtggtttgcaggggggttcggggaacgcgagagcaaaccgcggcgaagctggtctccttccccggtttgctctcgcgttcccggaaccccccttgaagccgcccaacagcgctgcagtgtggccacatctaacaccacttgcagcgctggttgctgtaagtgtggccactctgcagcgctggccctatacagctgtatagTTTAGTTTAACTCTGAGTGGAAATGAACATGGAGCTAAAGTAAACTGGGATAAACGATTCAATCTGCATTAAGCACATGCACATGGAGGGTTAATCCGGTTTAATGAATCCGGAGCAGgtctccatgtagacaaacccaatGGGTCAATGCGGCTAAGCACACGcaggagctcccagccccaggctcgCGGGAAAGATCCCCGAGCCCAGCAGCGCGGACAGCCcggcccccagctcctcctcaaTCCTCCCCGCCCTGGCCTCCTACAGCTGGGATTGGTCAGCACTGACTGGGGGCGGAGACACTGGCTCCCGTTCTCCCCGTTGATTGGCCAGTTCTGCTTAGGGCTCATGTCCCTCCGGCTGACTCCTCCCCTCAGCGCGGATTGGTTAGTTAGGGGAACGGGACGTACCTCGCTATGACCCCGCCCCCTTTCTGCTGATTGGCTCGTTCGGGTTCCCGCGGGCCCCTGGCGCGAGGAGAGGCTGTTGGTCTCGCGAGGTTTTCGCGCAGCCCGGAGGGGGGAGCTGGAGTGAGTTGGGTGCGGACAGGTGGGGACCCGGACCAGACTCCCGGCGTGCCCCGCGCGGggggggaccagactcccggcgTGCCCTGCGCGGGGGGGGCCAAACTCCCGGCGTGCCCTGCGCGGGGGGGGGAGCCAGACTCCCGGCGTGCCCCGCGCGTTGTGGGGGAACCAGACTCCCGGCGTGCCCTGCGGGGGGGGAACCAGACTCCCGGCGTGCCCTGCACGGGGGGGGCCAGACTCCCGGCGTGCCCTGCGCGGGGGGAACCAGACTCCCGGCGTGCCCTGCGCGGGGGGGGGAGCCAGACTCCCGGCGTGCCCTGCGCGGGAAGGGGTGCCAGACTCCCGGCGTGCCCCGCGCGGGGAGGAACCAGACTCCCACCGTGCCCTGCGTGGGGGGGAACCAGACTCCCGGCGTGCCCTGCACGGGGGGGGCCAGACTCCCGGCGTGCCCCGCGCGTTGTGGGGGAACCAGACTCCCGGCGTGCCCTGCGGGGGGGGGTCCAGACTCCCGGCGTGCCCTGCGCGGGGGGGGCCAGACTCCCGGCGTGCCCTGCGCGGGGGGGGCCAGACTCCCGGCGTGCCCTGCGCGGGGGGGAACCAGACTCCCAGCGTGCCCCGTGCGGGGGGGAACCAGACTCCCGGCGTGCCCCGCGCGGGAAGGGGTGCCAGACTCCCGGCGTGCCCCGCGCGGGGGGGAACCAGACTCCCAGCGTGCCCCGTGCGGGGGGGAACCAGACTCCCGGCGTGCCCCGCGCGGGAAGGGGAGCCAGACTCCCGGCGTGCCCCGCGCGGGAAGGGGAGCCAGACTCCCGGCGTGCCCCGTGCGGGGGGGAACCAGACTCCCGGCGTGCCCTGCGGGGGGGGACTATGGGGGGTGGAGGCTCTGCCTTGCTTGGCGCAGTGTGGCAGCTCGGGATGTTATTGTAGGGTCTATCATAAgtccccaggctgcagcagcttcccGGTGGGCACGTGGCCGGGGCAGAGAGACGAGCCGGTCTGTTCCCCTCTAGGGACGGGGAGTCTTCCGGCCGCCCCCAGGACAATGGACAagagggaagagtccaggggtCACCTGGACCCACCAGCCGCCTTCGGAGCCCTCAGACCTCCCGGTAACATCCACAGCTCTGAGAGTCCCCTCAGCCCAGCACCACACGCTGCcatcccggacgcctgggtcccattccccatCTCCGGCACCCTAGGGACGAGCCCCATGCATTGCCATCCCagatgcctgggtcccattccaTGTCCTTTCTCCCATAGGTCCTAGGGGTCTGATCCCTCCCTCCCATTTCCAGAGCCGGTCGGCGCCTCCCCTGGCTGCTTCTGGACCGACGCTCTGGAGGGCCTGGCCGCCCTGTTGGCAGCGCCAGGAGCTTACGGAGCTGAGACAGGAGAACCAGCGCCTCAGAGATGAGCTGCACAGATGGAcagcagggggcgccagggcACCCAGGGGGAGGGCAGGAGCGGAGACTGAGGAGCCTGGAGCCAGGACCAGGTAAAAggccatgtcccattccctgccccctgagccagccagtctcttCCCTGTCTTTCGCAGCAGGATCAGAGGCAGTCCCCTAGAAGTGAAAGGCCCCACATCCatgtctccctcccctgcaggtCCCTGGACAGGGAGGCGGAGCTCCCAACTGCCCGTCACACCCTGCCCATAGCCCAGCAGGCTGAGCTCATTTCCCACCAGCTCCACGAGATCCAGCGGCTGGAGGCAGAGCTAGCTGGGCTCCGAGCTGCAGCCCTCCAGCAGGAGGCCACGGTGGCCGCCAGCGAGAGCACCGTGGCCTGCCTGCAgggggagctggagcagctgaGGGGGCGGAGCCAGGCTGAGGGCGATGCCCTGAGGGCGGAGCTAGAGGAGcagaagaggtgtggccaggcagaaGTTACTGCCCTGAAGGCGGAGTTGGAAGAGCTGAGGAGGTGTGGCCAAGCAGAAACTAATGCCCTGAGGGCGGAGCTAGAGGAGCAGAGGAGGCGTGGCCAAGCAGAAGCGGACGCCCTGAGGGCGGAGTTGGAGGTCGCCACTGAGCAGCACCAGCAGGAGCTGGCGGTGGCGCggggggagctgcaggcggcgCTGGAGGAAGGGAAGGCCCAGACCCAGAGGGCGACAGAGCgtctgcagggggcgctgggggagcACCAGACTGAggtgagtggggggctgggagccaggactcctgggttctatcccagctctgggaggggagtggggtctggtggattagagcaggggggactgggagccggGATTCCtaggttctatcccagctctgggaggggagtggggtctggtgggttagagcaggggggactgggagccaggactcctgggttctatcactGGCTCTGGGCGGGGAGTCGGGTCTggcgggttagagcaggggggactgggagccaagactcctgggttctctttccacccaggtcccctctctccccccagctctcccgtCTCTGCCAggcccatggggctgaagtcGGCTCCCTGCGGCAGCGGGCCCTGCAACTAGAGCAGGAGCTGGAGGTGAAGGGACAGGAGCACCagagcctgctggagcagctcaggTAGGAACAGCCACGGGATGGCACCTTCTGGAGGCAGGAAGCTCCCATCCTCATGTGTCAACCCCCTGCTTTCTCCCCCCGCAGCACGACCCAGGCAGAGCTGGCCTCCCAGCAGGCCCTTCTGCAGCAGCTGCGGACCTacatgggggagcaggggagcggGCTGGGCCccgagaggcagcagctgctcgGCCAGGTGCAGGTGAGGAGGGGGGACTCTGGAGGGATGAGCTACACACGGGCAGTTCCTGTTGCATCCTGCAGGAGGAAGGACTGATCCCCTCTCAGCAGGGGATGCTGGCACACATGGGGGGACAGGACTGattcccccagcagggggcactgacACACATGCCGGGGGGGACAGGACTGATCCCCTCTCAGCAGGGGATGCTGACACACATGGGGGGGACAGGACTGTTCCcctctcagcagggggcgctcacACACATGTGGGGGATAGGACTGAAACCCGCCCGCCCCCCCTCAGCAGGCGACGCTGACACACACTGGGACAAGACTGATCccctcagcagggggcactcacaCCCTCCCCTTACTCCCAGCACCTAGAAGGGGAGCGCGACGCCCTGAGGACGacagcagagctgctgcagctcagACTGGCCTCGCTCAGCGACATCCTGGCCCTGCAGGAGCTGGAGCTGACCAGGAAGGTAACGGCCCCCTGGCACCACTGGGTCGCTTTCCCCTGGTACCCAGGGCTGGCCCAGTTCCCCAGGACGgctgtagggggcgctgtgctgcagggggctgtgctgTAGCCTGGTGTTGACCCAATGTCTCCCTCCAGCCCTGTgaccccctgcagcccgagccagCCCAGAAGAGCCAGTCCCTGCTGAGCCGCTGGCGGGAGAAGGTCTTTGCCCTCATGGTGCAGCTCAGATCACAGGAACTCGGCCACGCGGATGCCACCAACCTGCTCCAGAGAAAGGTGAGGGCCTGCTGGAGGGGAGCGGGATctagtgctgggagcagggggctgggagcctggattcctgggttctatactgggggaattctgtgccaaaaaaattaaattctgcacaCTATTTGAAAACTCACCAAAATCCTGCATATTTGATTTGTCAGAATAACACAATAGAATCATGCCACTtatattttggtcatttatttcaaactaTCTGTCAGCGAGTATGCCGCTAACAATACAGACCCAACATAAAAAGATTCTGGTAAATTTTTTTGACAAATGGATTATTTACGAGGCATATTAATACACAACTTTGTGTAATTCATCTAAATGACACTACAGAGCTGTATTTCCTTCACCCGTCAGAAGCAGTGCaagggcttgggggagtcagaggtaacggaggagctgagggagagggaaggagcctggagggtgttgggtgtgggtgggaggtttttctttgggggggcgggggcgagaTTGTTTGGGTGTTGGGAACTCtcctccatgcagaccctggctgaccctaAGCCTCTCCCGTTCAATCAGGCACATCTgcctgtgtccctgcaccccacagccccatgggtctctgcagcccctaggcTTAACACTATCATCCCAGGCCCCAGTCTGTGCCACCGACTAGCCATTCTGAACCCCAGTGCGTCATCCCTCCCAGTAGGCCCGTGTGCCCTGTTCTGTCCTAACCCGGCTCCACGGGCAGGGTGCTGTGGTGAACTCTAGCCGGGGGGTTCTGCAGAACTGGGCATCGAATTTTGTATTTTCCcccataaaatacattttgcctaagaagtgctgcagttccacctttttcCCACCTGAGGGCGCAGTGGCGCTAGGACACAgcgtagaatcataggactggaagggacctcgagatgtcACCTTGTCCCGTCCCTGCCCTCAGGGCAGGGCCAAGCACCATCTAGCCCATCCCTGGCAggcgtttgtccaacctgctcttaacagtccccaatgatggagattccacagcctccctccgcaatttattccagtgcttcaccaccgtgacagcttttcctaatgtccaacctaaacctcccttgctgcaatttaagcccattgcttcttctcctgtcatcagaggttaagaagaacaatttttcgccctcctccttgcaacaaccttttatgtacttgaaaactgttctcatgtcccttctcaggcttctcttctccagactaaacacacccagtgttttcagtcttccctcatagctcatgttttgtAGACCtgtcatcatttttattgctcttctctggactttctgcagtttgtccacatcattcctgaaatgcagtgcccagaactggacacaatactccagctgaggcctttttgctttttttgcagcagtattacactgttgactcatatttagcttgtgatccactatggcccccagatccctttccgcagttctccttcctaggcagtcattgcccattctgtatgtgtgaaactgattgttccttcctaagtggagcactttgcatttgtccttatggaatttcatcctattttcctcagaccatttctccagtttgtccagatcattttgaattttcatcctgtcctccaaagcacttgcaacccctcccagcctggtatcatctgcaaactttataagtgtactctgtgtGCCATgagctaaatcattgatgaagatattgaaaagaaccagacccagaactgatccctatggACCCCACTCATGATGCCCTTCCcgcctgactgtgaaccactgctaactcctctctgggaagagttttccaaccagttctgcacccacattatagtagctccatccagGTTGTATTTCTGTAGTTTATGTATGAGAAGGTcctgcgagacagtatcaaaagccttactaatgaTATTCcctgtctaccacttccccccttccacaaactttctttgacagggtcacaagccatcaggttggtttgacatgatttgttcttgacaaaaccaGGCtgtctgttacttatcaccttattatcttgtagatgtttgcaaattgattgctcagttatttgctccattatctttccgggtacggAGTTAAGCAGTAATTTCCCGGGTTGTCCTTACTTCCCTTTTCATAGATGagcactagatttgcccttttccagtcttctggaatctctgttGTCTTctgtgacttttcaaagataatcgctaatggctcagatatctcctcagtcagctcctggaGTAGgaggcatttcatcaggccctggtgactggaAGGCATCTAATttctctaagtaatttttaactcgttctttccctattttagccccGATCCTACCCtgttttcactgacattcactatgttagtgTCCAGTcatcaccaac contains:
- the CCHCR1 gene encoding coiled-coil alpha-helical rod protein 1 isoform X1 — translated: MDKREESRGHLDPPAAFGALRPPGPRGLIPPSHFQSRSAPPLAASGPTLWRAWPPCWQRQELTELRQENQRLRDELHRWTAGGARAPRGRAGAETEEPGARTRSLDREAELPTARHTLPIAQQAELISHQLHEIQRLEAELAGLRAAALQQEATVAASESTVACLQGELEQLRGRSQAEGDALRAELEEQKRCGQAEVTALKAELEELRRCGQAETNALRAELEEQRRRGQAEADALRAELEVATEQHQQELAVARGELQAALEEGKAQTQRATERLQGALGEHQTELSRLCQAHGAEVGSLRQRALQLEQELEVKGQEHQSLLEQLSTTQAELASQQALLQQLRTYMGEQGSGLGPERQQLLGQVQHLEGERDALRTTAELLQLRLASLSDILALQELELTRKPCDPLQPEPAQKSQSLLSRWREKVFALMVQLRSQELGHADATNLLQRKVSELQGEVESRDQKVALLLHSLQDKTAEADMERVNNKRLRAELAHQEESGQHLQRRAETAEDALRGLVEIVSRLHQQVGGQEAELKAAALNLVGLGNRVTFAAKRVDTIQGLVSRKVALARLQRDEQPKTAGSENDGLSHEALRAELALLHQERDRLVAELKKGAQILEQQVGEAREKAERELREATRSLQAALEQKEEAERERRQQQGQLEGAQRELRESLEEAKGLRRELAGLRHEYERALQEKVTEVETRLRRDLSALEQRLSEARREHTKAVVALRQAERQAARDRARSQELALLQEEAKREETGRLGARLQALERDKNLLMATLRQEGLLAQYKRNRLAARRDPGEPVGPGQQPLLGKGGARPPSKETLAAVLDDLQSLSMALLREEETPPGEEGSAEDEEGSP